One stretch of Bosea vaviloviae DNA includes these proteins:
- the dapB gene encoding 4-hydroxy-tetrahydrodipicolinate reductase, which produces MIRITLAGCTGWVGKALVAAIMAAPDLELVAGVSRKAAGRDLGEAAGLPANGLPVFAGMTEALFVPSDVVIDYTKPDSVKGNVLAAVAAGRHVVVGASGMTAEDYAEIDAAAKAKSVGVLAAGNFSITATLLRRFAREAVKYVPDVEIIDYASPSKPDTPSGTGRELAETLGAERMAATSKPVSELGGVRETRGGAIGAPHPVQVHSLRMPGFVLSCEAVFGLPDERLVIRHDAGTSAAPYVGGTLLAARRVSDQTGLRRGLDSLMG; this is translated from the coding sequence ATGATCCGCATCACGCTCGCCGGCTGCACCGGCTGGGTCGGCAAGGCGCTCGTCGCGGCGATCATGGCCGCGCCCGATCTCGAACTGGTCGCCGGCGTCTCGCGCAAGGCTGCGGGGCGCGATCTCGGCGAGGCGGCGGGGCTCCCCGCCAATGGGCTGCCGGTGTTCGCCGGCATGACCGAGGCGCTGTTTGTGCCCAGTGATGTGGTGATCGACTACACCAAGCCCGACAGCGTGAAGGGCAATGTGCTCGCGGCGGTCGCGGCTGGGCGCCATGTCGTCGTCGGTGCATCCGGTATGACGGCTGAGGACTATGCCGAGATCGATGCGGCCGCGAAGGCTAAAAGCGTCGGCGTGCTTGCCGCCGGCAATTTCTCGATCACGGCGACATTGCTGCGCCGCTTCGCCCGCGAGGCGGTCAAATACGTTCCCGATGTCGAGATCATCGACTACGCCTCGCCCTCCAAGCCTGACACGCCGTCCGGCACCGGGCGCGAGCTGGCCGAGACGCTCGGGGCCGAGCGCATGGCCGCGACCTCGAAGCCGGTATCCGAGCTCGGCGGCGTCCGCGAGACGCGCGGCGGCGCGATCGGCGCGCCCCATCCGGTGCAGGTCCATTCGCTGCGGATGCCGGGCTTCGTGCTCTCCTGCGAGGCTGTGTTCGGGCTGCCCGACGAGCGCCTGGTGATCCGCCACGATGCCGGCACCTCGGCCGCGCCTTATGTCGGGGGCACCTTGCTGGCAGCGCGGCGCGTCTCCGACCAAACCGGCCTGAGGCGCGGTCTCGACAGCCTGATGGGCTGA